One genomic window of Nitrospirota bacterium includes the following:
- a CDS encoding inositol monophosphatase family protein has protein sequence MLDLLRSIGRDIRREIASFRAEGAAGYARGRYPRGAGGDRTHPVDKKAEEIVIAALGASGLPLLVVSEEAGEVSLNGGGDRRVLVDPIDGSRNAISGLPYYCTSMAVARGDTLKGAEVSYVINLVNGDEFWAELGKGAFLNGEPVHAQRDETLYVVAYEAQSPERDVPRILPLFKDARRTRCLGAVALDLAYLAAGAVSIFVNPAPSRSVDFAAGWLLVKEAGGMMTDLEGEGLDEVPLLVKRSASLLASGNRALHRKALGLLR, from the coding sequence ATGCTTGACCTTTTGCGCTCCATAGGGCGGGACATCCGGCGGGAGATTGCCTCCTTCAGGGCGGAGGGTGCGGCGGGCTACGCCCGGGGCCGCTATCCCCGCGGGGCCGGGGGGGACCGGACGCACCCGGTGGACAAGAAGGCCGAGGAGATTGTCATCGCAGCCCTCGGGGCCTCGGGCCTGCCCCTCCTGGTCGTCTCCGAGGAGGCGGGCGAAGTGAGCCTCAACGGCGGCGGGGACCGGCGGGTCCTCGTGGACCCCATCGACGGGAGTCGAAACGCCATCAGCGGCCTGCCCTATTACTGCACCTCCATGGCGGTGGCCCGAGGCGATACGCTCAAGGGCGCGGAGGTCTCTTACGTCATCAACCTGGTAAACGGCGACGAGTTCTGGGCGGAGCTGGGCAAGGGGGCCTTTCTGAACGGCGAGCCCGTGCATGCCCAGCGGGACGAGACCCTCTACGTGGTGGCCTACGAGGCCCAGAGCCCCGAGAGGGACGTCCCCCGGATACTGCCCCTGTTCAAGGACGCCCGGCGCACGCGGTGCCTGGGGGCCGTGGCCCTGGACCTGGCCTACCTGGCTGCGGGAGCCGTGAGTATCTTCGTCAACCCGGCTCCTTCGCGGAGCGTCGATTTCGCCGCCGGATGGCTCCTGGTGAAGGAGGCCGGGGGGATGATGACCGACCTCGAAGGAGAGGGGCTCGACGAGGTGCCCCTCCTTGTCAAGAGGAGCGCTTCGCTTCTGGCCTCGGGAAACCGGGCCCTTCACCGGAAGGCTTTAGGACTCCTCCGGTGA
- the gspE gene encoding type II secretion system ATPase GspE: MDGRALKDEDIEIALLKEVPLSFAKGNAVLPVRRENGTLFGLVADDLGKLAMRELAVRYGLTPRTESMEREKVLELINRFYGQVGSAEEVMHRISGDDLSSVATEFERPRDILELTEEGPIIRLLNALLQQAVKERASDIHVEPYEKELEVRIRVDGVLRSVLSPPKIIQDALVSRVKIMANLDIAEKRLPQDGRIRLLVGGRDIDIRVSVVPTVHGERAVLRLLDRMQGILGLWEVGMEKVQEAAFEELLMRPDGIVLVTGPTGSGKTTTLYAALNRIHSEEKNIVTVEDPVEYQLKGIGQIPVNPRTGLTFARGLRSILRQDPDVILVGEIRDRETAEIAIQASLTGHLVLSTLHTTDSSSALTRLVDMGVEHFLVASSLSAVLAQRLARLICPHCKESYRPTAAESVYFASPPEALWRGSGCAKCNGTGYLGRLGIFELLVVDGEVRRMVSDLRDAPAIKAYAVSRGMRTLREDGLAKVLAGQTTLEEVLRTTQKDDAAL; encoded by the coding sequence ATGGATGGCCGCGCCCTGAAAGACGAAGACATCGAGATTGCCCTTCTGAAGGAAGTGCCCCTTTCCTTTGCCAAGGGAAACGCGGTCCTGCCGGTAAGGAGGGAGAACGGCACCCTTTTCGGCCTGGTGGCCGACGACCTGGGAAAACTGGCCATGCGTGAGCTGGCCGTGCGCTACGGCCTCACCCCCCGGACGGAGAGCATGGAGCGGGAGAAGGTCCTTGAGCTCATCAACAGGTTCTACGGGCAGGTGGGCTCGGCCGAGGAGGTGATGCACCGCATCAGCGGGGACGACCTCTCCTCGGTGGCCACGGAGTTCGAGCGCCCCCGGGACATCCTGGAGCTTACCGAGGAAGGCCCCATCATCCGGCTGCTGAACGCCCTGCTGCAGCAGGCCGTAAAGGAAAGGGCCAGCGACATCCACGTGGAGCCCTACGAGAAGGAGCTTGAGGTGCGCATCCGCGTGGACGGCGTCCTGAGGAGCGTTCTCTCCCCGCCCAAGATAATCCAGGACGCCCTGGTCAGCCGGGTGAAGATAATGGCCAACCTCGACATCGCCGAGAAGCGGCTCCCCCAGGACGGGCGCATCCGCCTGCTGGTGGGGGGGCGGGACATAGACATCAGGGTCTCGGTGGTGCCCACCGTCCACGGGGAGCGGGCGGTCCTGAGGCTCCTGGACAGGATGCAGGGCATCCTGGGGCTCTGGGAGGTGGGCATGGAGAAGGTCCAGGAGGCCGCCTTCGAGGAGCTTCTCATGCGGCCCGACGGCATCGTCCTGGTGACGGGGCCCACCGGCTCGGGAAAGACCACCACGCTTTACGCCGCCCTCAACCGCATCCATTCGGAGGAGAAGAATATCGTCACCGTCGAGGACCCGGTGGAGTACCAGCTCAAGGGCATCGGCCAGATACCGGTGAATCCGCGGACGGGCCTTACCTTCGCCAGAGGGCTCCGCTCCATCCTGAGGCAGGACCCCGACGTCATCCTGGTGGGGGAGATACGGGACCGGGAGACGGCGGAGATAGCTATCCAGGCCTCCCTCACGGGGCATCTCGTGCTCTCCACGCTGCACACGACGGACTCCTCAAGCGCCCTCACGCGGCTGGTGGACATGGGAGTGGAGCACTTTCTTGTTGCCTCCTCCCTGAGCGCGGTGCTGGCGCAGCGCCTGGCGCGCCTCATCTGCCCCCACTGCAAGGAATCCTACCGGCCCACGGCCGCCGAGTCGGTCTACTTCGCCTCGCCGCCGGAGGCCCTGTGGCGGGGAAGCGGGTGCGCAAAGTGTAACGGCACCGGCTACCTGGGCCGCCTGGGCATCTTCGAGCTCCTGGTCGTGGACGGCGAGGTGCGCCGCATGGTGAGCGACCTCAGGGACGCCCCAGCCATCAAGGCCTACGCCGTCTCCCGGGGTATGCGGACCCTGAGGGAGGACGGCCTGGCCAAGGTCCTGGCGGGCCAGACGACGCTTGAGGAAGTCCTGAGAACCACGCAGAAAGACGATGCCGCTTTATAA